The Nitrospinota bacterium genome includes the window GGGTAAAATTCTCGAGGCGGCGATGGCGAGGTTTATCCATTACGGTTTTCATAAAACTACAATGGCGGAAATTGCCAAGGATTGCGGCATGTCAGCTGCGAACCTCTACCGGTTTTTCCAGAACAAGGCCGAGATAATCGTCACACTTGCGCTGAATCATTTTGAGGTGACATGGGAGAAGATGGAGGCGATCGTTGGCAACCGTACCCTTGCTTCAGCGGAAAAACTTGAAAGCTTCTTTGTTCATCTCTTCAGATGCAACCGCGATCTGTTGCGCGAAAAGCCGAATATTTCAGAGGTGGTCGAGTTCTTCCTTAATGAACGCCCGGACATCGTAAAGGAGATGGTTTCCCGCGAAATCGTTACGCTGGAAAAAATTCTCGTAGATGGAAATGATTCGGGCGAATTCGCCATTGAGGATACCGCGGAAACCGCCAGGAATTTCAGGATGGCGTTTACTCCGTTTATCGTCACGCCGTTCCTTCTTCATATTATGGATAACAAGGTCATCGACCATGGCGACCTGGAAACGAGGCTGAAGAGTCTGCTGAAGCTCCTTTTGAAAGGTATATCCGCGTCGAATTAATAGATCGGCAAAAACCGAATTGGCTTAAAAGGTGTATTGAAAATGATTAGTACATTCAGGAACGGAAAATATATTCTCTTTGCGGCCCCCTTGTTCGCTGTCGCGGTCGGATTCCTCGGAACCGCTGAATCGGCAAAGGGGGCGGGAGAGAGGATCATCTCTTCAGCCAGAGATATCAGGAATATTATCGGGAGCAACAATTACGATGTAAAGATCCTAGGCGAGCAGGTAAAGCGCGCGTCGGCTGTCGTGGAAGGGATCGAAGGGGCCTACTTCCCGATGCTTTCGCTCGACACCAGCATCATGGACGACAGAAAACAGCCGCTGAGCAATTTTCAGCCTGCGAGGGTGGAGAACACGCACTGGGGCGCGACGCTTATTCAGAGAACACCGATGGGGATCAATTTCTCGGCAGGGGTAACGAACGACACGGCTAAACTTTACCAGTCCGACCCTCCAAACGATTTTCTTCCATATCCGGCAACGTTCAACCAGCCGGTGGTCTTCCTGAAGATGGAGATGGACATTCTTCAGGATCTCATGGGCTTTGTGAGCTTCAAGGAGTGGGATCAGTACCGGATAGACGAAGAGGTGTCGAAGATGCAGGTCGAACTTATAAAGCACAAGCTGTTCACCAGCAGTTCGGCGCTTCTCTGGAATACCAGGGAGATGATGGAGATGAAGTCGATCATCGAGGAGATGGTGACGAGGTTTGAAAAACTTGAAAAGGATGTTGATGCCAAGGTGCGCAAGAGGATTGCCGAGCCTGGGGACATCTACAAGCTCAAAGCGCTCGTCGCCCAGAGGAAGGCGGACGTTGTGGCGCTAGAGAGGACAGTGCGGGAGATAGAAAAATCGATCGCCGAAATTCTTTCTGTGCAGGAGGGGATTCGCTTCATGCCTGACAGGACGCTTGCGTCGCTGGAAAAGGGGATAGACGCTTGCGAACAGGATATTCTCAGCCGGAAGGAGATGGATACCGCCTGGAGCAGGGAGTTCGACGTTCTTGAAAAAAATATCAGGCGCGGAGAGCTTGAAAAGGATATCAGGTACAGGAAGGCGCTCCCCGACCTGAAACTCGTTGGCTCCTACGCGAAGACCGGCACCGATTCAACCTTCGGAGACGCGTTTTCAAATATCGTGGACCAGGACAAGCCGCAGGTATATGTCGGTTTGAATTTTTCCTGGCCGCTTTCCTCCAGCGTTGCGAAATCAAGGCGGGTATTCGGCGATACCGCGCTCGCAACCCAGGGGATGACATACGGCAAATTCTACGAAGGGAGCAGGGTTTTTCACGAATCGACTATCAGGAAAATCGGGCATCTGAGGGAAGAGGGGAAACTTTCAGATGAAGCTGTCGGATACGGCAGAAAACAGATAGACGATCTGCACAAGAGGTACAGGCAGGGGCGGGTAAGCATGTTCGAGCTTGTACAGGAGGAGAGCTCCGTGCTTCAAAGCGAGTTGACCCGCAAGAGGGTATGGGTTGAGAGGATAAATAATATCTACCAGTACCTTGGCCGCTTCGACAGGCTTAGTTGCGCCGATAGCGATCTTACGGCTGGAAGAGATTAACCGATGATCACATATTTCATAAAAAATCCGAAGGTCGTTGCTCTCATAACTCTTGCGATCGTGATTGGGGGGATTATCAGTCTGTTGGCGATGAGGCGGGAGGCTTTCCCCAACGTCGATTTTGCCATGGCGACGATCACAACATTCTATCCGGGTGCCACGCCGGAAGATGTTGAGATACAGGTAACAAAAAAAATAGAAGACGAGTTGAGGGGCATAGAGGGGATAAAGCAGACGCGCTCCATCAGCCAGGAGGGGTATTCCGAGATAACCATTGTCGTAGATATAGATAATGTGAGCTCAAGGGAAGTGCTGGACGAAGTACAGCGAACCACCGACAGGGTGGTCGACCTCCCGGCTGAACTCCCCGATCCCCCTCATTTCAACGAGATCAAGACGAAGCATTTCCCGGTTCTGGAGGTTTCGGTTCTCGGCGATGTTGACGAGGAGAAGTTAAGAAAGGTTGCCGATCAGCTGGAAGATGTTTTCGACATGAACAGCGGTGTGGCCGCGGTAAACAAGATCGGGTACAGGGAGCGCGAATACAGGATCTATATAGATCCCGTAAAAATGGGGAGATATCACGTAAGTTTCAACGAGGTGATACGGGCGATCGGCGCGAGCAATGTCGATACTCCCGGCGGCATATTCGAAAGCCGCCCGTTCAAGAAATCGGTCAGAACAGTAGGGTCGCTCAAGGAAGCCGAGATGTTTCTCGACGTTGTGGTTCGCACGAATCTTTCGGGCCAGGTCATACGCGTGCGTGATATCGCCACAGTGGACGATACGTATGAAGATCCGAGGGTGGTGGCGAAGACCAACGGCAAGCCGAGCATAATCCTGGTTGCCATGAAAAAGGAGCATACCGACATACTGAAATTGACCAAAGAGCTCAAGGAAGCGATTGCCGAATTCAGGAAGGGATTGCCGGAAGGGGTTGGCGTAATTGTCAGCAACGACGAGTCGGAAAGGACAAGGACACGCCTCGACATCATAATTTCCAATTCGATCATCGGATTTTTTCTCATGCTCATTGCCCTTATCGTATTCCTTGATCTGAGGAACGCGCTTGTAACGTCTCTGGCGGCGCCAATCGTTATCCTTGTCACGCTCATTCTCATGAGCTTTTTAGGAATTACGTTCAACATGATCTCAATGCTGGCGGTGATAATCGCGCTCGGCATGTTCGTGGATAACAGCATCGTCATATCAGAAAATATTTTCAGGCTGAAGCAGACAGGATTGTCGATGGAAGAGGCGGCGATGAAGGGGACGATAGCGATAGCCGCTCCCATAACGGCGACGGTACTAACTACTATCGCGGCGTTTGTTCCGATGATGGTTACCTCGGGCGTAATGGGGCAGTTCATTATTGCCATTCCGATAGTGGTCACATGCTCACTCCTTGCCTCCCTGTTCGATTCCTTTTTCCTCCTCCCGGCAAGGATAATCGCGCTGGACAGGGAAGCGGTCATAAAGGAATCACGGTGGTTCGCCTGGTGGAGACATCTGTTTGAAAGTTTCGTAAGGTTCTTCATCAGATACAAGTGGTCTTCGATCGCACTTGCGAATCTTCTCCTTATTGGCGCACTGATATTTGCCGTGAAAAAGATAGACTTCATTCTCTTTCCGCCGGAAGGGGTCGACAGGTTTGCTGTCAAATATCTTGCCCACCCCGGAACTCCCATTGAGGATGTGAACAGGGGGATAGAGAAAGTTGAAAACGCTCTGATGAGTCTTCCCTCCGATGAAGTGTACGCCATCACTACGAGAACCGGCGTCCAGCAGATGGGCCTTGGTGACCCTCTATCCAGGGTCGGGGACAACGTGGGGATGATACTCGTATACCTGACGCCGGAGAACGAACGGAAAAGAACCGCGGCGGAAATAATATCCTGGCTGAGGGAGAATGTAGATATCTACGAGCCGTTTGAAATGATCCAGTTCGAGACCCTGGCGATGGGCCCACCTGTAGGAAAGGCGGTTACGGTCTCTGTGCAGGGGGATGACCTCGAAAAGCTGAAGGAACTAGCCGGACAGATATGGAAGTTCCTTTCCGATATCGACGGCGTGACGGACATCGATCAGGATCTAAAGCCCGGCATAAGGCAGTTGCGCGTTGAGATAAATAAGGGTGTTCGCGAAGAGATAGGCCTTACCGTAGCAGAGATCGCGGCCGCTCTTAGAACCGCGCAGGAAGGGGTCATCGCTTCAAAGGTCAGGAAGTATGATGATGATATTGATGTCCGCGTCCTTTTTTCAAAGGAGGCGAGAGGGAGCATGACCTCGCTGGAAAACCTTCTCATATCGGATGTGAGGGGAAACCTCATCCCTCTTCATAAAGTTGCGAACATCAGGGAGGTGGAGGGGCCGGAGCCGCGACGGCATTTTGATTACAGGCGTTCCATCACTATTACCGCCGGTGTCGACACCGATAAGGTCACTTCGGTGGAGGTGAACGCCGCGCTGAGAAAGGCGTTCGCTTTCATCCCGGAGAAGAATCCAGGTTATGTGCTGAAATTCGGAGGCGAAGAAGAGAGCACGATGGAGTCGATGTCGAGCCTTGCGCGCGCGATGGTCTTTGCGATCATCGGGATATTCTCGATACTCGTGGCGCTGTTTGGCTCGTACGCTCTGCCGTTTTTGATAATGTTCTCCATCCCTTTGGGATTCGTAGGGGTAATAGTAGGGTTTGCGGCCCACGACAAGCCTTTCGGCTTTCTGGCGATTATCGGGATGATAGGTCTTTCCGGCGTTATCGTAAATTCGGCGATAGTGCTAATCGCCTTCATTGAGGACATGAGGAAAAATACTAAATTAAGTCTCGAAGAGTGTCTCGTACAGAGCGCCGGCACAAGGCTCCGCCCGATACTGCTGACGACGTTCACGACGGTGCTCGCGCTTTTCCCGACCGCGTACGGGATAGGAGGATTCGATCCGATGCTAGTTCCGATGACGCTTGCCATGGCTTGGGGTCTCCTCTTTGGAACTCTCCTCACGCTACTTGTAATACCGTGCGGATACGCAGTGATAGAAGATGTAATCCAGTTCTCTAATAGAGTGCGGGGTAAAAAAGGGGAAAAGCATCCGGTAAAAATATAATTTGAACTAGCGGCGCAATACACGCTTAATGGCGGTATGAGATCGACTTGACCATGTGAAGAGAGGATTCTGATGGCGAAGCTCAATTTTGGTTCGAAACTAGCGCTTAAGGTAATAAAGTACCGTTTCCAGATCATCATA containing:
- a CDS encoding efflux RND transporter permease subunit translates to MITYFIKNPKVVALITLAIVIGGIISLLAMRREAFPNVDFAMATITTFYPGATPEDVEIQVTKKIEDELRGIEGIKQTRSISQEGYSEITIVVDIDNVSSREVLDEVQRTTDRVVDLPAELPDPPHFNEIKTKHFPVLEVSVLGDVDEEKLRKVADQLEDVFDMNSGVAAVNKIGYREREYRIYIDPVKMGRYHVSFNEVIRAIGASNVDTPGGIFESRPFKKSVRTVGSLKEAEMFLDVVVRTNLSGQVIRVRDIATVDDTYEDPRVVAKTNGKPSIILVAMKKEHTDILKLTKELKEAIAEFRKGLPEGVGVIVSNDESERTRTRLDIIISNSIIGFFLMLIALIVFLDLRNALVTSLAAPIVILVTLILMSFLGITFNMISMLAVIIALGMFVDNSIVISENIFRLKQTGLSMEEAAMKGTIAIAAPITATVLTTIAAFVPMMVTSGVMGQFIIAIPIVVTCSLLASLFDSFFLLPARIIALDREAVIKESRWFAWWRHLFESFVRFFIRYKWSSIALANLLLIGALIFAVKKIDFILFPPEGVDRFAVKYLAHPGTPIEDVNRGIEKVENALMSLPSDEVYAITTRTGVQQMGLGDPLSRVGDNVGMILVYLTPENERKRTAAEIISWLRENVDIYEPFEMIQFETLAMGPPVGKAVTVSVQGDDLEKLKELAGQIWKFLSDIDGVTDIDQDLKPGIRQLRVEINKGVREEIGLTVAEIAAALRTAQEGVIASKVRKYDDDIDVRVLFSKEARGSMTSLENLLISDVRGNLIPLHKVANIREVEGPEPRRHFDYRRSITITAGVDTDKVTSVEVNAALRKAFAFIPEKNPGYVLKFGGEEESTMESMSSLARAMVFAIIGIFSILVALFGSYALPFLIMFSIPLGFVGVIVGFAAHDKPFGFLAIIGMIGLSGVIVNSAIVLIAFIEDMRKNTKLSLEECLVQSAGTRLRPILLTTFTTVLALFPTAYGIGGFDPMLVPMTLAMAWGLLFGTLLTLLVIPCGYAVIEDVIQFSNRVRGKKGEKHPVKI
- a CDS encoding TetR/AcrR family transcriptional regulator, producing the protein METNEDIKGKILEAAMARFIHYGFHKTTMAEIAKDCGMSAANLYRFFQNKAEIIVTLALNHFEVTWEKMEAIVGNRTLASAEKLESFFVHLFRCNRDLLREKPNISEVVEFFLNERPDIVKEMVSREIVTLEKILVDGNDSGEFAIEDTAETARNFRMAFTPFIVTPFLLHIMDNKVIDHGDLETRLKSLLKLLLKGISASN
- a CDS encoding TolC family protein, whose protein sequence is MISTFRNGKYILFAAPLFAVAVGFLGTAESAKGAGERIISSARDIRNIIGSNNYDVKILGEQVKRASAVVEGIEGAYFPMLSLDTSIMDDRKQPLSNFQPARVENTHWGATLIQRTPMGINFSAGVTNDTAKLYQSDPPNDFLPYPATFNQPVVFLKMEMDILQDLMGFVSFKEWDQYRIDEEVSKMQVELIKHKLFTSSSALLWNTREMMEMKSIIEEMVTRFEKLEKDVDAKVRKRIAEPGDIYKLKALVAQRKADVVALERTVREIEKSIAEILSVQEGIRFMPDRTLASLEKGIDACEQDILSRKEMDTAWSREFDVLEKNIRRGELEKDIRYRKALPDLKLVGSYAKTGTDSTFGDAFSNIVDQDKPQVYVGLNFSWPLSSSVAKSRRVFGDTALATQGMTYGKFYEGSRVFHESTIRKIGHLREEGKLSDEAVGYGRKQIDDLHKRYRQGRVSMFELVQEESSVLQSELTRKRVWVERINNIYQYLGRFDRLSCADSDLTAGRD